The Candidatus Methylomirabilis lanthanidiphila region TGGCGTCCTGAGGGGTTACGAGGATGGACGGGTATCGCTGGAGCGGGAGGATGGTACGGTGGTCTGTATCCCTTATGCGCTGATTGCCAAGGCTCGACTGGATCCAACCCTGAAAAAAGAATAGGGTATAGGGTATGGGGTTCAGGGTTTACAGATGAGAAAGTATTCAACTCGTCGCCAAACCCGAAACCCCCAAACCCTTTATTGTGGTGTGCGATGGGCATCGATTTACTGCAGGTCATAGAACAGGTCGGACGCGAAAAAGAGATCGACTCGGCAGTGCTGATCGAGGCGGTCAGCGCGGCGATCCTTTCCGCCTCCCGTAAGACCCTTGGGACCGCTCTTGACCTGCGTGTCGAGTTCGATCAACCCTCCCGTTGCTTTAAGCTGTACGCTGTCCGAAAGGTTGTTGAGCAGATTGTGAATCCCCATGTCGAGATCGCTATCGATGAGGCCCGGCAGCTTCGTCCTGAGGCTCAACTTGGCGATGAGATCAAATCTGAGGTGCCGGCCAAAGAGTTCGGTCGGATTGCCGCCCAAACGGCCAAGCAGGTGATCATTCAGCGCGTCAAGGAGGCGGAGCGGGAGAGCGTATTTCAGGCCTTTCGAGCCCGAGTGGGTGAATTGGTGGCCGGTGTCGTACAGAGAGTCGCCAAGGGGAACGTCATCATTAATCTCGGTAAGGCTGAGGCCATTCTCCCTCCAAGAGAACAACTCCCTCGTGAAGATTATAGAGTCGGCGATCGGGTTCGAGCGTATGTGCTGGATGTGAAAAAACTGCCCAGAGGATCCCAGATCGTTCTTTCGCGAACGCACCCCGGCCTCTTGGCCAAGCTACTCGAGATCGAAGTTCCGGAGATCTATGAAGGGATCGTTGAGATCAAAGCGGTCGCGAGGGATGCGGGCGAGCGGGCCAAGGTGGCTGTGACCTCCCGAGACAGCAACGTCGATCCGGTAGGGGCCTGTGTGGGATACCGTGGCAGCCGGATTCAGGCGATCGTCAGGGAGCTGATGGGCGAGAAGATCGATGTGATTGCCTGGAAAGACGATCCGGCCTCCTTCGCCCGGAGCGCGCTCGCTCCGGCCGAAATTGAAAGCGTTGAAGTGGTCCAGGAGACGCATACGCTTCATGTCCTGGTGGCTGACGGACAGCTCTCCCTGGCCATTGGGAAACGGGGACAGAATGCTCGTCTGGCGGCCAAGCTGCTGGGCTGGAAGGTGGATGTCAAGGGCCGTGGCGAGGTCCAGAAAGAGCCGAAAGAGCAGATTCAGCCAGAGGCCGACGCCGCGGCGTCAACCGCAGAGAGTGCGGCTGATACGGGCCCGCCGTTGGCAGAGTTGCCGGGTGTGGGGGAGAAGTTGGCCGATCGTCTGGTCGAAGCCGGTCTGGATAGTTGTCAGAAGCTGGCCGATGCGTCGGATGATGCCTTGGTTCAGGTGGAGGGGATTGGTCCAAAGACGGCTCAAAAATTGATCGACGCCGCGAAAGCCGCTCTGGCTTCGGAGGGCACAGAGTAGATGGCGGCTGGGCCTTTTCGCTTGTGTGTCGGCTGCCGCACCAGCCAGCCAAAGAAGGGGTTGATTCGCGTGTATTCAGTTGCGGACGGCAGGCTGGGTGTAGACCTTGGTGGTGGAGTCGGACGAGGGGCCTATGTCTGTCCGCGTCGCGTGTGCCTGGAGCAGGCGGTCAAACGGGGTGAGCTGGCGCGTTGTCTGAAGGTGACGCGCACACCGGTGACGGCGATGGCGCTTGAAGAGCTGATTCGGGACGGAG contains the following coding sequences:
- a CDS encoding hypothetical protein (transcription termination factor NusA), which gives rise to MGIDLLQVIEQVGREKEIDSAVLIEAVSAAILSASRKTLGTALDLRVEFDQPSRCFKLYAVRKVVEQIVNPHVEIAIDEARQLRPEAQLGDEIKSEVPAKEFGRIAAQTAKQVIIQRVKEAERESVFQAFRARVGELVAGVVQRVAKGNVIINLGKAEAILPPREQLPREDYRVGDRVRAYVLDVKKLPRGSQIVLSRTHPGLLAKLLEIEVPEIYEGIVEIKAVARDAGERAKVAVTSRDSNVDPVGACVGYRGSRIQAIVRELMGEKIDVIAWKDDPASFARSALAPAEIESVEVVQETHTLHVLVADGQLSLAIGKRGQNARLAAKLLGWKVDVKGRGEVQKEPKEQIQPEADAAASTAESAADTGPPLAELPGVGEKLADRLVEAGLDSCQKLADASDDALVQVEGIGPKTAQKLIDAAKAALASEGTE